TGGGCGTACCGCTGATCACACCCGTGGCCGTGTTCAGGCTCAGGCCCGCAGGCAGGCTGCCGCTGGCCACCGCCCAGGTGTAGGTCTGCCACTCGGTGACAGCCTTCGATGCGAAGCCCGGGCCCGACCAATACAGCCGCGCCACTGCACCACCGCCGTTTTCATAGAACTCGAATTTGACAGGCACCTCTGCCCCACCGGTGAGATTCACGGCTGCCGCATAATTGGTTGGGGACTGGTCCCGCCACTGGTCGATCACCAGCACATTGTTCACCCACAGGCGGATGCCGTCATCACTCGTCGTCCTGAAGGTGTAAGAGCCGGTGGATGGCGGCACCAGCTTGCCTGTCCAGCGCACGGAGAAGACATTGTTAGGCAGCAGCGGGTCCGGCGAGCCGCTGCCCCAGTCAAAGTCGATCGCCGCATCCTTGCGGGTCAGCAGCAGGGTATTGAAGTTCAGCCCAGAGTAATATTCGCCCGTCAGCCCGATCACAGGCAGGGCGGTCAATGCCTGGCTATAGGCAGTGCCGACCGTGGCACTCGCCAGAGTCTCGGGGTTCACCGTCACAGCCGAGCAGCCGGCATTGAGGGTGTAGGCACGGGTGCCTTCGCAGCCCTTCCAGTCCACCGCACGGACGGTAAAGGTGGCAGTGCTGGAATTGGCCAGAATGCCGCTGATGACACCCGTGGTGGCATTCAAAGACAGCCCGGTAGGCAGTGACCCACTGGCCACCGTCCATTGATACGATGTCCACTCCGTGACCGATTTCATCGCGAAGGATGGGCCGGACCAGTCCAGCGCAGCCACGGCATCGCCGCCGCGCTCATAGTACTCCATGCGCACATTCACCGGCATACCGCCCGTCAGGCTCACCGTGGCCGTGTAAGCCGTCGCACCCTGGTCGATCCAACGGTCAATCACCAACACGTTGTTCACCCACAGGCGCACCCCGTCATCTGCCGTGGCGCGGAAGGTGTAGCTGCCCGTCGAAGGTGGCAGAACGGCACCCGTCCAGCGAATCGAAAATCCGTCCACGGAAATGACCGGATCTGGCGAACCGCCACCCCACGCAAAGTTCACCGCCGCATCCTGACGAGTCAGCGCCAGGGTCTCAAAGTTCATGCCCAGGAAATACTCGCCCTTCAACCCGCTGGGCAGATCGCTCGTCAAGGTCTGGCTGTAAGAAGTCCCCGCCATGCCTGGAGACAGCGTCGTCGGGGAAATAGTAACCGGTGAGCATCCGACCGCCACGCTGTAATTCTTCGTCCCCACACAACCATTCGCATCGGTGGCCGCAACGACGATGCTGGCTGGAGCCGTCACCGTGGTGGTGCCACTGATGACACCGCCTGGACTCAAGGTCAGCCCCGCAGGAAGTTCACCCGAGACCAACGCATAAGTATAACTAGAAGCACCGCCAGAAGCCGTCAGCGTTTGCGAATAAGGGCTGCCCACGATCACCGGCGCCAGGATCGCGGGCGAGATCGTAATGACCGGGCAGACTTTGAACGTCATCGTGGCGGTGCCCAGGCAGCCATTCGCATCGGTCGCACGGAAGGTGATGGCCGTGCCTGCACCATTGCCCGTTGTTGGCAGGCCGCTTAACACCCCGGTTTCGGCATTCAGTGTTAGGCCAGCCGGCAGAGTGCCCACGCTGACAGCCCAGGTGTAAGGCGCGGTGCCGTTGGTGGCCGTCAGCGTTTGGTTATACTCCACGCCCACAGCAGCAGCAGGCAGGCTGCCCGGAGTCACCGTCAGGGTTGGGCAGACCGGTGTGAGCACGTAGGCACGGGTGCCGCGACAGCCGTTCGTATCCGTTGCTGTCAGGGTAAAGCTGGCAGGCGCGAGGCTCGTCGCCACCCCGGTGATCCTGCCCGTGCTGACATTCAGCGTCAGCCCGGCAGGCAGGTTCCCCGTTCCCACGGCATAAAGATAAGGAGCCGCCCCGCTGCTGGCGGTGACAGTCTGGTCATAGGCAGCACCCAGCACAGGAGCAGGGAGCGTGCTCGGGCTCAGATTGATCACCGGGCAAACACGCAGCACCAGAGTGCGGGAAACCTGACAGCCATTCGCATCCGTGGCACGGAAGACCAGGGAAACTCCAGCTCCGTTCCCAGTCGTGGGAGTTCCGCTGAGACGGCCTGTGGCTGGAACCAGGGTCAGGCCAGTAGGCAGCGTGCCCGAAGTGATGTCCCAGATGTAGGGGCCCGTACCTCCGCTAGCGGCCAGCGTTTGGTCATAGAAAGCCCCCACCGAGGCGGCGGGCAACGTGCTGGTGCTAACCGTCAAAGCGGGACAGGAGGGCGTGAGGGTGTAGGCCCGGCTGCCCAGGCAACCACTTGCATCCGTCGCCCGGATGGTAAACGAAGCTGCCGTGGTGCTGTTCGGGATACCCGTGAGCACGCCGCTGTCGGCATTCAGCGTCGCCCAGGCGGGCAGCGCACCCGCCGAAACGGCAAAGATGTAGGGGGCTGTGCCGCCGCTGGCCGTAAAGGTCTGCGTGTAACTTGCACCCGTCACCGCAGAAGCAGCCGTGACCGGATTCACCGTGATGGATGGGCACTGCACCGTGATCTGGTAGTCTTCCACCTCGCCCTGCCCATGGGAACCTACGGACGGGATGCCAGGGAGTGAGCTGAGGCGCAGGCGCAGCCCCAGGGGCGTGCCACGCACGGCTGTGCCCGGAACATTCACAGTGAAGGTGCGGGACTGCACGCTGCTGCTTGTCGTCACCATCGTCTCTGCGATGACCTGCTCATTGCTGCCATTCAGCGCCCCATCATTATTCCAATCCACCCAGGCTGAAAAATAAGCCGTCGCACCGGTGTTGTTAAAGAGGTTCAACGTCACGGAGCTGCTGGCACCGGAGGCAAAGGCAGGCAGCGCCGAGTCTTCATCGTCTGTTCCCACGGCATCGTCTCCCGTGGCCGTTGCATTGGCCGGATTGGCCGTTTCGGAATCCGTCGCGTTGGTGCCGATGCGCAGGCCGGCACTCACCACACTGCTGGCGCTGCCCAGCACGGACAAATCGCCAAAGTCCACAGGTGCGGCCAGCAGGGCCACCAGATAGTCTTCCACTTCACCGATACCGGCGCTGCCCGTCGGGGCCACACTGCTGACGGTGGACAAGCGAAAGCGCATCCCGGCCATCCCCGGCGTCAGTCCCGCTGGCACCGTGATGCTGATGTTCTGCGTCACCCCGTTGGTGCCGTTGGCGACGATGCGGTTGGTGATCACCTGCTCCCCAGCATCGGTGAGGTCGCCATCCAGATCTGCATCCAGCCAGGCATTCAGGAAAACCGTGCCGCCTGAAGTGTTGAGAAGCTTGACCGGAATCGTGACCGTGCTGCCCGCCGTTAAGCTCGCTGGCATGGTCACGCCGTCTTCGTCATCAATGTCATCAATGTCGTCTCCGTTCGCGTAAAGATTGCTGCGGGGACGGGATTCGGTGTCCACTTCGTTGCCCAGGCGCACCGTGGTACTCCAGGTGCTGCTGGCAGCACCAAAGCCGACATAGTCACCAAAGTCCTGCGTGGAGGCTTCGCAGTCGGAAAAGGCCACGGCATGGGGGCCGTCCAGGCTGGTGGTCAGCTTCCGCAGCAGGCTGCCTGCGGCCGAAAAGACATCCAGCTCATTCTCGCCATAGTCCACCACATACAGGTTGCCATCCGGGCCCCATTTGATCCCCGTGTAGGGATTGGAGCCTGAATCCAGCGTCACAAACGTGCTGCGGGTTCCGCCTGGCAGGCTGATCGCATCCACCCGCCCATTGCTGGCGTTGTTGTTGCGCACGTTGACATAAAGGCGGCCGTCCGGGCCCCAGGCCAGCCCGCGCGGATACTCACCGGCAGGCCAGGTGGCGATGACTGAAAGCAGGGTGCCACTGCTGTTGTACTGGCGCAGCGAGCCGCCGGAAATGTTTTGCGTGACGTAAAGATTCCCTTCCTCATCGAACACCAGACCCGCCGGGCTGCTGGTGCTGAGGACGGTGCCCAGCACCTCGCCGGTCGTCTGGTTAAACCGCAGCACATTGCCCGCATTTTGGTTCGCAATGTAAATGCTGGAGTCCAGCGCCACTGCCATCTGATACGGAAAGTTCAACCCACGACCCGCAGGCACCAGCGTGCTGATGAGGGCTCCGGTAAATGGATTGTGCTTGGTGATGGTGTTGCTGGATCCATTGGCCACCAGCAGGGTGTTGTCGCTCACGCGATACCCATAGTTAGGCGAACCGAGACCTGAGGGCGTCCAGGTCGCCAGATGCGAACCGTCCGTCCCGCTGAAGCGGCTGATGGTGTTATTGTTGTAGTTCACCACCACGACGGCAAATTCCGGACAGGCGCTGGTGACGCTCACCAGATGGTCCTCTACCTCGCCGATGCCACTGGCGCTGGCGCTGCCGGGGCTCGAAGTGGAAGTCAGCCGCACACGCGCACCGACCATGCCTTCCATCGCAGCCACAGGCACGGTGAAGTTGATCACGCGGTTCACGTTGTTCGTTCCATTCGCAATGGAGACATTGGTAGCCACCTGCTCGGTGCTACTCAGCGTGCCGTCGCCGTTCCAGTCCATCCACATGTTCAGGTAGGCGGTGGATCCACGGGTGTTGGTCACACGCACCGTCGCCGTTCCCGCCTTGCCCTGCACCAGGGAACTGAAGGTGACGCCGTCTTCATCGTCACTGCCGAAGGTGTCGTCCCCGCTGGCAATGTTGTCGGCGATGCTGCTGCCTTCCGCATCGACCAAGGTGCCAATGCGAAGGCGGCTGTTCACGGTGCTGCTGGCATTGCTAAACAGGCTGTAGTCACCAAAGTCCGAGGTCGCCGCATTGATGGTGAAGGAGTAGTCACGGGTGCCAAAACAGCCACTGGCATCCACGGCCCGGAGGGTCACGCTGCTGGTGCCCGCCGTGGTGGGCAGCCCAGATATGGCCCCCGTCTCTTCATTGAGCACAAGACCCGCAGGCAGGCTGCCGCTGCTGACCGAAAAGGCATACGGAGGCGTGCCCGAAGAGGCGGTGACCGTGGCGTTGTAGTTTAAGCCCAGCGTGCCATTGGCCATGGTGGCGGGGGACAGAGTGATCACCGGGCACACCACCAGGCGCACCGTCTGGCTGCCGCTACAGCCGATGCTGTCTGTGGCTGTCAGGGTCACTTCCACACCTGCGCCATTCGCACTCGTTGCTTTGCCACCCAATGCTCCGGTGGAGGGGTTCAGCGTCAGCCCTGTGGGCAGGCTACCACTGGTCACCGTCCAGTTGTAGGGGGTGTTGCCGCCAGTGGCCGTGAAGCTCTGGCTGTAGGTGACATTGATCATCGCATTCGCCGGAACGGTGGGAGAGATCACGATCGGCGTGCACAGCGCATTGATGGTGTAGGTTCGCTGGCCTATGCAGCCGCTGGCATCCATCACCCGCACGGTAAAGGTGGCCGCTGCCGGGCTGGACCGGGTGCCGGAAAGGACGCCGGTGCTGGCATTCAGAGAAAGGCCTGCGGGCAGGCTGCCGCTGGCGAGGCTGTAAACATAGGAGCCGCTGCCGCCGCTGGCCGTGAGTGTCTGCGTATAAAAGGTCCCCAGGCTCCCCGCAGGTAGGCTGGCAGGATTCAGCGTGATGGCAGGACAATTTTGCTTGAAGAGCATCGAGTCTTCCAGCGAGGAAAGATTCCTTCCGTAGATGGCCATCGTCATGCCATCCGCAGAGATGCCGTCGCCACCGTTGTAGAGGTTCCAGCCGTAGTAGGTGGAGTCCTGGCTGGCGTGCCCATCCGTGGCCAACAGGTCCAGAAACGTCGTGTAACTGCTGATAGGCGAAAGCCACATCACCGCGAAGCTGCCATTGCTGCCCGCCGTATGCACGGAGCCCAGCACACGCCCCGTATCGCTCACCGCACCCACCTTGCCACCCAAGGTGTCTCCGGCCCGCAGAGGCAGGTTCATGCGGAGTCCCTGCACGGTATCAAAAACAAAAGGGCCTAACAAATAGTCATTCTCAATCTCTGAGGTGGCCACATAACGGCCATCCGGGCTCACCTTGCCACCGCTGATGAAGCCAAAGCTGGCCACCGTCGTTGTCCACCCACTGGCCACGCTGCCACGCAAAATTTTTCCGTAGCCCGTGCTGCTGTCCACCACCAGGAGGATGGAGCCATCGGCCGAGGCATCCAGCACTTCGCGCACACCAGGGATGCTGGTGCGCGCACGTGTGCTGAGATTCCAATACACCCCCTGGCTGGGATTGGCCCCCAGCGGGCCGTCCGTATCCGCCATGCCAAAGGCATAAGTGCTGCCTGCGGTGATGGCGGTGGGGATCGCCGTCAGGGTGGGATTCGCCGAATTGTAAAGGGAAGTGACGGTGCCCGCGCTGCGGTCATAGAACCAAGGGATGATGTTCACCACATTTCCCACGCTCCATTTTTCATAACCGACGACATCGCCTTCATCGTTCACATCCTTACCGTGGGCATACGGATGAGAGGAGGCCACCTTGGGGATGTCCAGCAGTACGGGCGTCGTGCCCGTCGTCATGAGAAAGCCGCGTGTGCTGCTGCCAAAACGCACCCCCGTGGCATAGCGCCCATCTGGAGAGAGGGCCATGACATCCTGCGACTGCGCATAGCCCTGGCCACCCAGCACATCCCGACCGACACGGGTCACCCTGTATTGGGAGCCCACAGTCTGGGCCAAGCCCTGGCTGGCCAACCCCATCAATGCGGCGCACAGCCCGCCCTGAATGAAGCGCCATCTTACGGGCAGTATCTTAGGCGCAACAGAAAAAGTGTCGCCCAGAAAGTGCCAGAAGCCGCGGAGAGTGCCCATTGTGATCAAGAATCACCGCATTCTAACCACACTCAATATAATTTCAATAATTTTTGATCCTAATAATCAAGTTTCCTTAAATTTTATAAAACCACAAAATGTAGGATTTGCAGAAGCCTGCCCTTCCCTAAAAACAAAAAGCGGCGATGACCGAAGCCATCGCCGCTGAATCGGGGGCCTATATCGGCCAAAAAAGTTACGCTCCGCGCAGTTTGGACACGTCGTAGAGGCTCATCATGGCGGAAATCACCTCGTCCCTGCGGCCTTCTTTGAGGGCGGAAAAGGTGGTGTGATTCCCCGGCTGGAACTTGAAGTGACCGCTACGGCTGCGGCGGAGAGCCGTGAGGTGCGCCCCACAGCCCAGCTTTTGGCCGATGTCATGCGCGTAGGTGCGGACGTAGAACCCCTTGCTACAGACCACCCGGAAATCCACATCCGGCACCGCCACATTGTTGAGCTGGTAGTCATAGACGCGGACAAAGCGAGGCTTGCGCTCCACTTCTATGCCCTGGCGCGCGAGCTTGTACAGAGGCACCCCATCAATCTTGATGGCGCTGACCATGGGTGGCGTCTGGTAAAAATCGCCCCGGAAGCCGTCGAAGGCCTCGCGGATCTGCTCCTCGGTGAAGGCAGGCACGGGCTTTTCCTCCAGCACCTCCCCTTCCCGGTCCTGGGTGCTGGTGGTGGCCCCCAGGCGCAGACTGCCGATGTATTCTTTGTCCTCGCTCATTAGCAGGTCCTGCAGCTTCGTGCCGGTGCCGATGACCAGGATGAGCATCCCTGTAGCCATGGGATCAAGCGTACCGCAATGGCCGATCTTCTTGGTGTTCAGGCAGCGGCGGGCCACGGCCACCACATCGTGGGAGGTCATGTCCGGGTCTTTGTCCACTAGGAGGACACCGTTAAGCGAGTCGTCTGACTTCATGTTCTAAAGCTGTCAAAAAGGTTTCTGCGGCCTCTTGAATGGGGCCTTTCATACGGGCACCGGAAGCGAGGCGATGACCGCCGCCGCCAAACTGCCCGCACACCGCGGAGATATCCAGTCGCTGGTCTTTCGACCGGGCACTGACGCGAATTTTGCCATCGGCCGTCTCTTCGAAGATCACGGCCGCGACCACACTGTCAATCATCCGCAGGGTATCGATCATGCCCTCGGTATCTCCCGGTTGCACCTGCACCTCGTCCATCAGGGCGCGGGTGAACTGCCAACTGGCGATGCGGCCTTCCGCCCGGAAATCCATCTCATTGAGCATGGCCCGCAGCAGTTGCAGACGGCGGGCTGGGTAGGTCTGGTAAAGCAACTGTGCCAGACGGGAGGAATTCAATCCGGCAGCCAGCATTTCCCCGGCGATGTGGTGCGTGCGGGCATTGGTGCTGGAATACTGGAAGGAGCCCGTATCCGTGCTGATGGCCGTGTAGAGATGTTGCATCACCGCATCGGTGATGGGAAAACCACCCACTTTCAGCAATTCATAGATGATCTGGCCCACGGCAGGCTGGGTGCCATCCACATGGTTCAGATGGCCATAGCCCGGATTGGTGGGGTGGTGGTCAATGTCAATGAGCAGGGGTGCACGGGCCAGGGCGGCCTTCGTGTGCTCCCCCACGCGCTCATGAGTCGCCGTATCCAGGGCCAGGGCGACATCCACCTCAAAATCCGCATAGGGAGGGGTGAGGATGGTCACTGTGTCCGGCAGAAAGGCCAGATTCAGCGGCACCCCATCTTCCAGCAAGGCGTAAACCGTCTTACCCATCGCCCGCAGGCTGAGCGCCAGGCCCATCACCGAACCGAGGGCATCCCCATCCGGCCGCACATGCGCGGCGATGGCGATGCGCTGGGCAGGACGCAGGGCGTCAGCGATCTCGGAAAGGGATGTCTGGATGGTGGACATTTTGGGCGGGTGTTCACAAAGCACTCACCGCGAAAGCTGCAAGGGGAAGATGCGTTTGGCCAGAGGCACTTTGCACCCAGCTTTCTGGGATTCTATGGCCACATCCCCTATTCGGGCGTAACATCTCTACTTTGTCATGAACTGGCTGGCCCACCTTTTTCTTTCCGAGCCCTGCCCTGCTTTCCGCATTGGCAATGTGCTGCCGGACCTGGTGCGGCAGTCGAAACTGGAATGCCTGCCGGAGGCCTACCAGCGCGGCATCCGCCAGCATCGCCGGATTGATGCGTTTACGGATACGCACCCGGTCGTCCGGCGCAGCATTCTGCGGCTGGGACCGGAGTACCGCCGCTTTGGCGGCATCCTGACAGACATGTTTTATGACCATTTTCTCAGCCGGGCCTGGGCCTCGTTTTCAGCACAGCCGCTGCCAGTCTTCACGGCCGAGGTTTACGCCTCCTTCGACCATCATCGGGAAATCATTCCCGCTGAGGCCCATCCGCCGCTGGACGGCATGAAGGACGAAAACTGGCTGGGCAACTATGGGGAGATGGAGGGGCTGGCGGACACCCTGCGCCGGATCGGTCTGCGCTTTCGCCGCCCCGTGAATCTAGCGGCGGCGATGGGGGTGTTTCAGCAGGAATACACAGGCCTCGAGGATGACTTTCACGAGTTCTTCCCTACTCTGGTGAAACACGTGGCCGCAGAAAATCGCTGACGCTTACTGCACCTTCTTGCCGTTGCCGAGCAGATTGGAGCCGATCTGATTGTCATTGCCGTCCGTAACGACCAGAGAAGGTTCCTTGGACTTCACATCTGCAGCGCGGTCATCGCGGATGATGTTGTCGCTGACAAGGCTGCCCTCCACACCTTCCAGCAGGAGGCCAATGCTGTCACAGTCCAGGATGCTGTTGTTGGTGATCATGAGGCGGCGGCCGCCCTGGATCTCCACAGCCGCACGCTTGCGCATGACCCCGGCAATGATGTTACCAGTGATGGAGCTGTCGGCGCAGTTTTTGAAAACCAGGCCGTTGTTTTCGGAGTTCTGAAAGCCGTTCACCAAGTAGCGCGGATTGCGGTCGAAATTGTTGCTGCTGACGATGAGGTGCTCGCAGTTTTCCGCAATAATGTCGTGTTCAAAACCTTCCCAAAAAGTGTTGCCGCTGATGACCACGCCACGGGACTCTTTGACCTCAATATTCACCCGCACGTCGCTGAAGACATTGGCGCTGATGGTGACATTGCCCTCGCGGGTATGGGCACGGCCCATCTTGCGCTCCAGGCTGGGATCGGTGCCAGCCCCCAGGATACGGATGTTGGCGGAGCCGGGGGCCTTGCTTGTGTGTTGGAGGGTGCAGCCGACGATGGCCACTTCGCCGATGGAGCCGCCGGTGGAGTCCAGTTCCACATTCGCAGAGGCTGGGGAATCGGCATGGTGGTTGCCCTCGATGTCGCAGGTGCCGATGTGCAGGTTGCGCACGTTGCCTCCGCGTGACACCACACCGCCACCTCGGTTGTAGCTGATGTGGCTGCCCACGATGTT
The sequence above is a segment of the Prosthecobacter algae genome. Coding sequences within it:
- a CDS encoding bifunctional oligoribonuclease/PAP phosphatase NrnA, which encodes MSTIQTSLSEIADALRPAQRIAIAAHVRPDGDALGSVMGLALSLRAMGKTVYALLEDGVPLNLAFLPDTVTILTPPYADFEVDVALALDTATHERVGEHTKAALARAPLLIDIDHHPTNPGYGHLNHVDGTQPAVGQIIYELLKVGGFPITDAVMQHLYTAISTDTGSFQYSSTNARTHHIAGEMLAAGLNSSRLAQLLYQTYPARRLQLLRAMLNEMDFRAEGRIASWQFTRALMDEVQVQPGDTEGMIDTLRMIDSVVAAVIFEETADGKIRVSARSKDQRLDISAVCGQFGGGGHRLASGARMKGPIQEAAETFLTALEHEVRRLA
- a CDS encoding ACP phosphodiesterase; translation: MNWLAHLFLSEPCPAFRIGNVLPDLVRQSKLECLPEAYQRGIRQHRRIDAFTDTHPVVRRSILRLGPEYRRFGGILTDMFYDHFLSRAWASFSAQPLPVFTAEVYASFDHHREIIPAEAHPPLDGMKDENWLGNYGEMEGLADTLRRIGLRFRRPVNLAAAMGVFQQEYTGLEDDFHEFFPTLVKHVAAENR
- the truB gene encoding tRNA pseudouridine(55) synthase TruB, which codes for MKSDDSLNGVLLVDKDPDMTSHDVVAVARRCLNTKKIGHCGTLDPMATGMLILVIGTGTKLQDLLMSEDKEYIGSLRLGATTSTQDREGEVLEEKPVPAFTEEQIREAFDGFRGDFYQTPPMVSAIKIDGVPLYKLARQGIEVERKPRFVRVYDYQLNNVAVPDVDFRVVCSKGFYVRTYAHDIGQKLGCGAHLTALRRSRSGHFKFQPGNHTTFSALKEGRRDEVISAMMSLYDVSKLRGA
- a CDS encoding right-handed parallel beta-helix repeat-containing protein, which gives rise to MLRCLFLLLATTSFAVAQTNVLTLGVKGDGQADDTAAIQKAVLEKGSLVFPKGTYKLSQTIEVDLSKTGLIGLSSDGTARFIMTGAGPAFRVTGHHEGTAAPSSLKPEVWAQERTPMISGFEIFGGHPEADGVEVGGTMQVTFHRLVVSKCRHGIRLTPRNRNVLISDCHLYDNSGIGVFLDNLNLHQINIVGSHISYNRGGGVVSRGGNVRNLHIGTCDIEGNHHADSPASANVELDSTGGSIGEVAIVGCTLQHTSKAPGSANIRILGAGTDPSLERKMGRAHTREGNVTISANVFSDVRVNIEVKESRGVVISGNTFWEGFEHDIIAENCEHLIVSSNNFDRNPRYLVNGFQNSENNGLVFKNCADSSITGNIIAGVMRKRAAVEIQGGRRLMITNNSILDCDSIGLLLEGVEGSLVSDNIIRDDRAADVKSKEPSLVVTDGNDNQIGSNLLGNGKKVQ